From the Zymomonas mobilis subsp. pomaceae ATCC 29192 genome, the window CGCTCGCCTCATTTGCTAAAAATTTGAATGTAAATTGCTAGACTTCAAGGGCGAATGTGATCTCGTCTATCTACGAGCATCTTTCTACCCAAATCACAGCTATAAATGCTAACCCAATAACCTGAAAGGCGTTTCAATCCATATGGGTTTGTACAGTAGTTCGGGCGTATTTATCCTTATTTTATAGAGGCGATTGCGCTCTCTATCCTCTTTTGTAGTTCGGCTAGCGGTATCCTTCTTGCGATATTGGGCAATATATTGAGTTGTTGAGCGACAAAATCGCTTTATCGCCTTCACTCCATCCTAAGCTGCGGGGTTTTCGGCTTAGAATTTCAATAAAAAAGCCTCTTCCCATCAGGAAGAGGCTCTAAAAAACTAGAGAAAATAAAGAGTATTAACCGCGACCAACAGCACGAACGCCTTTAATCTGAGGACGACGCGGACGGCGTGGGCGATTACCATTACTATTATTGTTATTAAAGCCTGATTTCGGTGCCCCTGCACCATAGCCACCGCGACCGCCACGACCGCCACGACCTTCATTGCGTTCAGGACGCATCGGTGCCGGATGAGGCAGCGTTTCTTTTTCTACCACAAAATTTTCAGGCAACGGTAAAATCTGAAGTTTTACGCGGGTCAAGCGTTCAATGGAACGAAGATAGGTACGTTCATCATTCGCAACAAAGCTGATCGCCTGTCCATCACGACCCGCACGCGCTGTACGTCCAATACGATGAACATATTGTTCAGCGACATTCGGCAATTCAAAGTTGAAGACATGGCTGACACCCGGAACATCAATCCCGCGTGCGGCGATATCGGTTGCAACCAGAATTTTTAAGCGGCCATTACGGAAAGCGTTCAAAGCCCGTTCGCGTTGTGGCTGGCTTTTGTTACCATGGATAGCGGCGGCAGGAATACCGGCGGCTTCCAAATGGCGAACAACCCGATCGGCACCATGTTTCGTCCGCGTGAAAACCAATGCCCGATCAAGACCCGGCGTACTTTTAAGCGTAATCGTTAAAAGCGCTTGTTTTTCCTGCTGATTAACAAAAACACCGAATTGTTCTACGCGTTCTGCCGTTGAAGACTGAGGCGCTACAGAAACGGTGACCGGATCCGACAGGAACTGGCTGCTTAATTCCTGAATGGACTTAGGCATTGTTGCAGAGAAGAACAACGTCTGACGCTGTTTCGGCAATAATTTGTCAATCCGACGCAATGCATGAATAAAGCCAAGATCAAGCATCTGGTCAGCTTCATCAAGAACGAAAACTTCAACGTCTTTCAGCACTAAAGCGCGCTGATCAATCAAATCTAAAAGCCGTCCT encodes:
- a CDS encoding DEAD/DEAH box helicase; this encodes MTETPVSFKTLGLDSSLIQALDALGYTTPTPIQAQAIPHLLEGKDLCGIAQTGTGKTAAFALPSIHYLTTNPIARPSRGCRMLILSPTRELASQIARACNDYTRHLRLTVNSVFGGVPIGRQIRMLERGTDILVATPGRLLDLIDQRALVLKDVEVFVLDEADQMLDLGFIHALRRIDKLLPKQRQTLFFSATMPKSIQELSSQFLSDPVTVSVAPQSSTAERVEQFGVFVNQQEKQALLTITLKSTPGLDRALVFTRTKHGADRVVRHLEAAGIPAAAIHGNKSQPQRERALNAFRNGRLKILVATDIAARGIDVPGVSHVFNFELPNVAEQYVHRIGRTARAGRDGQAISFVANDERTYLRSIERLTRVKLQILPLPENFVVEKETLPHPAPMRPERNEGRGGRGGRGGYGAGAPKSGFNNNNSNGNRPRRPRRPQIKGVRAVGRG